Proteins encoded in a region of the Malaciobacter mytili LMG 24559 genome:
- a CDS encoding LrgB family protein, with protein MNFNAVIEYIHSTPLTWLILTLASFKIGIIVYEKFNKNTLLQPIIVAYAIIMSVILVTNTSYKEYFEGVKIIHFFLGPATVALALPLYNNLKYIKSLFIPILITLIVAGVFSIVIAVILLWLLDAKLVTILSMTTKSITAPIAIITSEQIGAIPSLAVGFVIITGIIGALLGTLIFKIAKIKHETSKGFALGLISHGIGTARAIEIGEKAAAFSALAMGLCGIFTAIFLPIAISFFK; from the coding sequence ATGAACTTTAATGCAGTAATTGAATATATTCATTCCACTCCTTTAACATGGCTAATTTTAACTTTAGCTTCATTTAAAATAGGAATAATTGTTTATGAAAAATTTAATAAGAATACTCTTTTACAACCTATTATAGTTGCATATGCAATTATTATGAGTGTAATATTAGTTACAAATACTTCTTATAAAGAGTATTTTGAGGGAGTAAAAATTATACATTTTTTTCTTGGCCCTGCAACAGTTGCTTTAGCTTTACCTTTATATAATAATTTAAAATATATAAAATCACTATTTATTCCAATTTTAATAACTCTAATAGTTGCAGGAGTTTTTTCAATAGTAATTGCAGTAATATTACTTTGGCTATTGGATGCAAAATTAGTAACAATTCTTTCAATGACAACAAAATCTATAACTGCACCAATTGCTATTATTACTTCTGAACAAATAGGAGCAATTCCTTCTTTAGCTGTAGGTTTTGTAATTATTACAGGTATTATAGGTGCTTTATTAGGAACACTTATTTTTAAAATAGCAAAAATAAAACATGAAACTTCAAAAGGTTTTGCTTTAGGTCTTATTTCTCATGGAATAGGAACGGCAAGAGCTATCGAAATAGGAGAAAAAGCAGCTGCTTTTTCAGCTTTAGCTATGGGGTTATGTGGGATTTTTACAGCAATTTTTCTTCCAATTGCTATTTCTTTTTTTAAATAG
- a CDS encoding CidA/LrgA family protein — MLKGIIVLLVFQFLGECIAKLFSLLVPGPVIGMILLLVFLIIRKGSFKSLDNAVFIHLRYLPMLFIPAAMGIITQADILQKEFWAILISLVLGTIIALLFSAKLMDYLTNKWSQNEL; from the coding sequence ATGTTAAAAGGAATTATTGTTTTATTAGTATTTCAATTTTTAGGGGAATGCATAGCTAAACTTTTTTCACTATTAGTTCCAGGTCCTGTAATAGGCATGATACTTCTTTTAGTTTTTTTAATAATAAGAAAAGGAAGTTTTAAAAGTTTAGATAATGCTGTATTTATACATTTAAGATATTTACCTATGCTGTTTATTCCTGCTGCTATGGGAATTATTACCCAAGCAGATATTTTACAAAAAGAGTTTTGGGCTATTTTAATCTCACTTGTTTTAGGTACAATTATTGCTTTACTTTTTAGTGCAAAACTTATGGATTATCTAACAAATAAATGGAGTCAAAATGAACTTTAA
- a CDS encoding helix-turn-helix transcriptional regulator, with protein MNKKLNSYKTLCDAIGKLFYPHVEVVLHDLKLQKLVHIVNAFSEREIGDKILNDVKDIKALTSDIVGPYEKINIDGKRVKTVSTIIKDEKDEPIGMVCINFDIEVFDKVFESIKGFLNLENNSNRPNLLFSQDWRSHTNSIINKYLEQKGKKIEDLKIKEKKELIYFLNKEGVFSIRNVIAYLCELLNISRATIYKWLKELN; from the coding sequence ATGAATAAAAAACTAAACTCATATAAAACACTTTGTGATGCCATTGGCAAACTTTTCTATCCCCATGTTGAAGTTGTACTTCATGATTTAAAACTTCAAAAACTAGTGCATATTGTAAATGCTTTTTCTGAAAGAGAAATAGGAGATAAGATTTTAAATGATGTAAAAGATATAAAAGCTTTAACTTCAGATATTGTAGGTCCTTATGAAAAAATTAATATTGATGGGAAAAGAGTAAAAACAGTTTCAACAATAATTAAAGATGAAAAAGATGAACCAATAGGAATGGTTTGTATAAATTTTGATATTGAAGTTTTTGATAAAGTTTTTGAATCTATTAAAGGTTTTTTAAACCTTGAAAATAACTCAAATAGACCTAATCTTCTTTTTTCTCAAGATTGGAGAAGTCATACAAATAGTATAATTAATAAATATTTAGAGCAAAAAGGTAAAAAAATAGAAGATTTAAAAATAAAAGAAAAAAAAGAGTTAATCTATTTTTTAAATAAAGAAGGAGTTTTCTCAATTAGAAATGTAATTGCATATTTATGTGAGCTTTTAAATATTTCAAGAGCAACTATTTATAAATGGCTAAAAGAGTTAAATTAA
- a CDS encoding dicarboxylate/amino acid:cation symporter, producing MLILYKKIPLWQKIFCGLILGLIVGLIFKEDALIFKPLGTLFLNLIKMLIVPLIFVTLISGITSMDDLSKMKRVGLKTFFIYIGTTSIAISIGLLFGYVFKPGVDVAISSQESIKTSNEALSLVDTLLNIIPTNPVLSLAEGNILQIILFAIILGISINLAGEKGKIVSNFFNSFSEVMFKMTDIVISFAPFGVFGLMAFVSASYGADLLLSLVKIIACVFIASIFHMILVYGGIISLYSKLNILTFFKGILPAQIVAFTTTSSSGTLPVTTNNVIENLGVSKSIASFVLPLGATINMDGTAIYQGICVMFIAQLFGVELTFANILTIIITSTLASIGTAGIPGAGLIMLTLVLTSVGLPLEGVAIIAGIDRILDMARSVTNITGDAMVSVVVAKSEEEFDERIYVKA from the coding sequence GGACTAATCTTTAAAGAGGATGCTTTAATCTTCAAACCCTTAGGAACTCTTTTTTTAAATCTAATCAAAATGTTAATTGTACCTTTAATTTTTGTTACTTTAATTAGTGGTATTACTTCTATGGATGATTTATCTAAAATGAAAAGAGTGGGTTTAAAAACTTTTTTTATCTATATAGGAACTACTTCTATTGCAATTTCAATAGGATTACTATTTGGATATGTTTTTAAGCCAGGTGTTGATGTGGCTATTAGCTCTCAAGAGAGTATAAAAACTTCAAATGAAGCTTTAAGTCTTGTGGATACTTTATTAAATATTATCCCAACAAACCCTGTTTTAAGTCTTGCTGAAGGCAATATCTTACAAATTATTCTTTTTGCAATAATTCTAGGTATTTCTATAAATTTGGCAGGAGAAAAAGGAAAAATAGTTTCTAACTTTTTTAACTCTTTTTCTGAAGTAATGTTTAAAATGACAGATATTGTTATCTCATTTGCTCCCTTTGGAGTTTTTGGTTTAATGGCTTTTGTTAGTGCTTCATATGGAGCTGATCTTTTATTAAGTTTAGTAAAAATTATTGCATGTGTTTTTATTGCAAGTATTTTTCATATGATTTTAGTTTATGGAGGAATAATTTCTTTATATTCAAAACTAAATATACTAACTTTTTTTAAAGGAATATTACCTGCTCAAATTGTAGCTTTTACAACAACAAGTAGTTCAGGAACTCTTCCTGTTACAACAAATAATGTTATTGAAAATCTTGGTGTTTCAAAATCAATTGCAAGTTTTGTTTTACCTTTAGGTGCAACTATAAATATGGATGGAACAGCAATTTATCAAGGTATCTGCGTAATGTTTATTGCACAACTTTTTGGAGTTGAATTAACTTTTGCAAATATTTTAACAATAATTATAACATCTACTTTAGCTTCAATAGGAACAGCTGGTATTCCTGGTGCTGGATTAATTATGCTAACTTTAGTTTTAACTTCAGTAGGACTTCCTTTAGAAGGTGTAGCAATTATTGCAGGAATTGATAGAATTTTAGATATGGCAAGGTCTGTTACTAATATCACAGGAGATGCAATGGTTAGTGTTGTAGTTGCAAAAAGTGAAGAAGAATTTGATGAAAGAATTTATGTAAAGGCTTAA